A genomic window from Phaenicophaeus curvirostris isolate KB17595 chromosome 34, BPBGC_Pcur_1.0, whole genome shotgun sequence includes:
- the LOC138732643 gene encoding olfactory receptor 14A16-like: MSNSSSITQFLLLPFADSRELQLLHFWLFLGIYLAALLGNDLIIITIACDHHLHTPMYFFLLNLALLDMGSISTTVPKSMANSLWDTRAISYSGCVAQMFLFIFFLGTEYFLLTVMSYDRYVAICNPLHYGTLLGSRACVHMAAAAWGAGFLSALLHTASTFSLPLCQGNAVDQFFCEIPQILKLSCSHANLREVGLLVVSFFVGFGCFVFIVVSYVQIFRAVLRIPSEQGRHKAFSTCLPHLAVVSLFLSTDMFTYLKPPSFSSPSMNLVVSFLYAVVTPALNPLIYGLRNKDLKDALRELITGQSSDAINS, from the coding sequence atgtccaacagcagctccatcacccagttcctcctcctgccattcgcagactcacgggagctgcagctcttgcacttctggctcttcctgggcatctacctggctgccctcctgggaaacgacctcatcatcatcaccatcgcctgcgaccaccacctccacacccccatgtacttcttcctcctcaacctcgccctcctcGACATGggatccatctccaccactgtccccaaatccatggccaattccctctgggacaccagggccatctcctactcaggatgtgttgcccaaatgtttctatttattttcttccttggtacagaatattttcttctcacagtcatgtcctacgaccgctacgttgccatctgcaaccccctgcactacgggaccctcctgggcagcagagcttgtgtccacatggcagcagctgcctggggcgctgggtttctctctgctctgctgcacacggccagtacattttccctgcccctgtgccagggcaatgctgtggaccagttcttctgtgaaatcccgcagatcctcaagctctcctgctcacatgcCAACCTCAGGGAGGTTGGGCTTCTTGTGGTTAGTTTCTTTGTAggttttggctgttttgttttcattgtggtgtcctatgtgcagatcttcagggccgtgctgaggatcccctcggagcagggacggcacaaagccttctccacgtgcctccctcacctggctgtggtctccctgtttctcagcactgaCATGTTTACCTACCTTaagcctccctccttctcctccccatccatgAATTTAGTTGTGTCATTTCTCTATGCAGTGGTAACTCCAGCACTGAATCCCCTCATCTACGGCTTGAGGAACAAGGACCTCAAGGATGCGCTGCGGGAACTTATAACTGGACAGAGCTCTGATGCAATAAATTCCTGa
- the LOC138732644 gene encoding olfactory receptor 14A16-like: MQQMSNSSSITQFLLLPFADSRELQLLHFWLFLGIYLAALLGNGLIIITIAWDHHLHTPRYFFLLNLALLDMGSISTTVPKSMANSLWDTREISYEGCVARFFLFDFFISAEVSLLTVMSYDRYVAICKPLHYGTLLGTRACVHMAAAAWGAGFLSALLHTASTFSLPLCQGNAVDQFFCEIPQILKLSCSHSYLREAWLLVVSILIVFGCFVFIVVSYVQIFRAVLRMPSEQGRHKTFSTCLPHLAVVSLFISTGTFTDLKPSSISPSFDLVVSFVYSVVPPAVNPLIYSWRNQQLKDATWKLITGFYTEAMNC, from the coding sequence atgcagcagatgtccaacagcagttccatcacccagttcctcctcctgccattcgcagactcacgggagctgcagctcttgcacttctggctcttcctgggcatctacctggctgccctcctgggaaacggcctcatcatcatcaccatcgcctgggaccaccacctccacacccccaggtacttcttcctcctcaacctcgccctcctcgacatgggctccatctccaccactgtccccaaatccatggccaattccctctgggaTACCAGAGAAATCTCATATGAAGGATGTGTTGCCCGATTCTTTCTGTTTGACTtcttcatttcagcagaggtttctcttctcacagtcatgtcctatgaccgctacgttgccatctgcaaacccctgcactacgggaccctcctgggcaccagagcttgtgtccacatggcagcagctgcctggggtgctgggtttctctctgctctgctgcacacggccagtacattttccctgcccctgtgccagggcaatgctgtggaccagttcttctgtgaaatcccccagatcctcaagctctcctgctcacactcctacctcAGGGAAGCTTGGCTTCTTGTGGTCAGTATCTTAATAgtctttggctgttttgttttcattgtggtgtcctatgtgcagatcttcagggctgtgctgaggatgccctcagagcagggacggcacaaaaccttctccacgtgcctccctcacctggctgtggtctccctgtttatCAGCACGGGCACTTTCACTGACCTGAAGCCCTCTTCGATCTCCCCATCCTTCGACCTGGTGGTGTCATTTGTCTACTCCGTGGTTCCTCCAGCagtgaaccccctcatctacagctggaggaaccagcagctcaaggatgcaaCGTGGAAGCTGATAACTGGATTTTACACTGAAGCAATGAACTGCTGA